The region TGGATCCTGAACAATGGTATATAATTTATGAAGCGGCTTTAGGACAAAGAGTACCCTAATTATTAAGGAGATACTATTTTTATTAGCGTATATTTAGGAGGTTTTAACTTGTTTAAAATAAGAATTCCAGCTACTTCAGCGAATTTAGGTCCTGGATTTGACTGTTTTGGGCTTGCCCTAAAAATCTATAACACTTTTACTTTTGAAACAATCCCTAGTTATTTTGAATTTATTGTACAATTCAAAGGAAAAGAGATCCCAATAAATCAAGAAGATAATCTAGTATATGAAGCTATGAAGAAAACTTTTGAGATGTTTAACAAAGATATTCCAGGCATAAGAATAACAGAAGAAATAAACATACCTTTTTCGCGAGGGTTAGGAAGCAGTGCTACTGCAATACTTGCAGGCATTCTAGCAAGTAATAAAATTCTAGATAATCCTATGAATAACGAAGAAATTCTCGACCTTGCATACAAAATAGAAGGACACTCTGACAATATAGTCCCTGCTTTAAATGGAGGATTTAATATAACAATTATTGAAAACAATAAAATTATTTTTAAAAAGATTAGCGTTGATGAATCACTAAAAATTATTGTTGTAATTCCCGAAATAAAAATAAAAACAAAAGAAGCAAGAAAGATACTTCCAACTGAGATTACACGTGAAGATGCTATATTTAATCTTAGTAGGGCATCATTACTAACTGCATCCCTAATTACGATGGATTACTCTTATCTTTCACTTGCTTTTCAAGATAGATTACATCAAAATTATAGAGCAAAGTTAATTCCTGGTTTTTATGATGTTGTTAATAGCGCATATAAAGAAGGCTCACTTGGCGTTGCTCTTAGCGGCTCAGGATCGTCAATAATAGCTTTTTCAAATTCAAACGAAGAGAACATCGCTCAATCAATGATTAATACTTTTTCAAGCTTTAACGTAAATAGCTCTTATATAATAACTACTGCTGATAATAATGGAACAATAATAATTGATTGAGCTTTAGTCATTTAACAATATTGATTCCAAGAATACAAACATAGTACTTAAAATGCATTAATCAAATCTCTTATACTAGAAAAACAAACTCCTATTCCAACAGCTAATAAAAGGATTTTTGATGGAAGCTTTTTTGTTAGATAAGCTGCTAATGGAGCAGCGAGTACACCACCTATAATTAACCCTAATATTATTTTAAAATTAAAATTAGTTAAAAAAAAGAAAAAAGTTACAGACTGAGCTATAGTAACAAAAAATTCTGTTAAATTGACAGAACCGATTGTGGTACTCGGCGTATGACCATTTGAAACCAATGTTGAAGTAACAATAGGTCCCCAGCCTCCTCCACCTATTGCATCAAGTAAACCTCCAAAAAAAGCCAAAGGTCTTAATTTTAATCTTTCATTCTCTTTTTTAGGCTTAGTAAAAAACATATAAATGATCTTTATTCCAACAATCAACAAGTAAACTGAAACGATTGGCTTAATAATATTTAATGGAAGATTTGATAACAAAAAAGCTCCGATTATTCCACCTATAATTCCTGGTAGTAATAATTTCTTAACTTTTTCTTTGTCTACATTGCCAAATTTCCAGTGAGCAAGTCCAGAAACCCCTGTCGTAAAAACCTCAGATATATGAACGCTTGCACTAGCCAAAGCAGGATGAATCCCCAAAGCCAGGAGTAATGTATTGCATGAAATTCCATACAGCATCCCCAGTGCCCCATCAATTAGTTGAGCTAAAAAACCTACAATAGCAAATAGTAATATTTCCATGGTTCATCCTCCTTCCATTACTAAGTATCTTTTTGAAATACAATATTTGCAAAAATAGATATAAAGTTATAAATTAGTTATCTTTATCATTATACTAAATAAATTACACAAATTGCAAATAAACACTAACCCATATGATATAATTAAGAAGATATCTGTTATATGTGAATTTTCTTTACATTGTTTATCAAGTGTACATTAATTCATACTTTTAATTATATAATTAAAATGTTTAGAAGGAGGCTTTACCTTGCCTGTTCCTGAAGATGTTAAAGAACGATACGAAAAACTCAAATCAGAAATTGAAGAACATAATTATCGTTATTACGTATTAGCAAATCCCATAATTTCAGATGAAGAATATGACAAGCTTTTTAAAGAACTTCTTGAATTAGAAAAAAAGTACCCTGAACTAAAGGCTCCTGATTCTCCTACTCAACGCATTGGTGGCATAGTATTAGATGAATTTAAAAAAGTACCAC is a window of Defluviitoga tunisiensis DNA encoding:
- a CDS encoding sulfite exporter TauE/SafE family protein; this translates as MEILLFAIVGFLAQLIDGALGMLYGISCNTLLLALGIHPALASASVHISEVFTTGVSGLAHWKFGNVDKEKVKKLLLPGIIGGIIGAFLLSNLPLNIIKPIVSVYLLIVGIKIIYMFFTKPKKENERLKLRPLAFFGGLLDAIGGGGWGPIVTSTLVSNGHTPSTTIGSVNLTEFFVTIAQSVTFFFFLTNFNFKIILGLIIGGVLAAPLAAYLTKKLPSKILLLAVGIGVCFSSIRDLINAF
- the thrB gene encoding homoserine kinase; the protein is MFKIRIPATSANLGPGFDCFGLALKIYNTFTFETIPSYFEFIVQFKGKEIPINQEDNLVYEAMKKTFEMFNKDIPGIRITEEINIPFSRGLGSSATAILAGILASNKILDNPMNNEEILDLAYKIEGHSDNIVPALNGGFNITIIENNKIIFKKISVDESLKIIVVIPEIKIKTKEARKILPTEITREDAIFNLSRASLLTASLITMDYSYLSLAFQDRLHQNYRAKLIPGFYDVVNSAYKEGSLGVALSGSGSSIIAFSNSNEENIAQSMINTFSSFNVNSSYIITTADNNGTIIID